In a single window of the Eshraghiella crossota genome:
- a CDS encoding GerMN domain-containing protein: MKKSGFIVIICFLCLFLSSCGKKSETGISLYYINEARTGFVEKKITCKSKTQEAIVKELYDKLRKLSADGTSKAASDYMVINDVALEGGILYLNFASGYTGLSDKDKALFRTAVSKTMSSLDFVEYVRIYENGSPVTDSNGVDIGLLNNQSFITDSNSDDEIDTTEAVLYYSDSVGSSLVGEKKTITYDKNTPVEKVILKHIIDGPSGNGNKRTVPSNLRILSVYTKKGTCYVNFDSSFLNSLADVSADVTIYSIVDTLCGLSGIQRVQIMVDGSSDWNFRESYSLSEPYERNLDLVKKEK; this comes from the coding sequence ATGAAAAAGTCAGGTTTTATTGTTATTATATGTTTTTTATGCCTTTTTCTCAGTTCGTGCGGTAAAAAAAGTGAAACAGGAATAAGCCTTTATTATATCAATGAAGCGAGGACGGGCTTTGTTGAGAAGAAAATTACATGTAAATCCAAGACACAGGAAGCAATTGTAAAGGAACTCTATGACAAGTTGAGAAAACTGTCTGCGGATGGTACATCAAAAGCTGCATCAGACTATATGGTTATAAATGATGTTGCTTTAGAAGGCGGGATTTTATACCTTAATTTCGCATCCGGATATACCGGCTTATCTGACAAGGATAAAGCTTTATTCAGAACAGCAGTTTCCAAGACAATGTCGTCACTTGATTTTGTTGAATATGTAAGAATATATGAAAACGGCAGTCCTGTAACTGATTCTAACGGAGTTGACATAGGACTTCTTAATAACCAGAGTTTTATAACAGACAGTAATTCAGATGATGAAATTGATACAACAGAGGCTGTTCTATATTATTCTGACAGTGTGGGTTCATCCCTTGTAGGTGAGAAAAAGACAATTACGTACGACAAAAATACCCCTGTTGAAAAGGTTATTCTTAAACATATTATTGATGGACCATCGGGTAATGGCAACAAAAGGACTGTTCCTTCTAATTTGCGTATACTAAGTGTATATACCAAAAAAGGAACCTGCTATGTTAATTTTGATTCATCTTTTTTGAATTCTCTTGCGGATGTGTCAGCGGATGTGACGATATATTCCATAGTAGATACCCTGTGCGGATTAAGCGGAATTCAAAGGGTTCAGATTATGGTTGACGGAAGTTCTGACTGGAATTTCAGGGAAAGTTATTCTTTGTCGGAACCTTACGAAAGAAATCTTGATTTAGTAAAGAAAGAGAAGTGA
- a CDS encoding stage II sporulation protein P, whose translation MKRRNRWNLVIILCLTVICFFVVKNIRTVSKITFDCIYFTFVKTLFPYENVFVVEKEKIVIKAPEKKEKEETIVDAAAKIIDRENLLNYDYVIKNFYVVQGSTSLSKDRLNLEKISNIDLTIEKNANEPQILIFHAHGQEWFADTKENGKTIVDVGEHLAEILRKQYGFNVLHITESYDLVDGVFDRAKAYDYANERLDEILKENPGIKVVIDLHRDGIDENRHLVTEINGKPTANVMLFNGISYSNEEGEQKEFANPYLEENLAMTYKMFLLGKIYYPEFFRCIYISDYRFCLYHVPRSMLIEAGAQTNTYEEVYNAMEPLAHLINIELTCK comes from the coding sequence GTGAAAAGAAGAAATAGATGGAATCTGGTTATAATATTATGTCTGACGGTTATCTGCTTTTTTGTAGTTAAAAATATAAGAACAGTATCAAAAATCACCTTTGACTGCATATATTTTACCTTTGTCAAAACTTTGTTTCCATATGAAAACGTATTTGTGGTTGAAAAAGAAAAAATAGTAATAAAAGCACCTGAAAAAAAAGAGAAAGAGGAAACAATTGTAGATGCTGCAGCTAAAATAATTGACAGGGAAAATCTTTTAAATTATGACTATGTCATAAAGAATTTTTATGTTGTACAAGGTTCTACCAGTTTGTCAAAGGATAGGCTTAATCTTGAAAAAATAAGTAATATTGACCTCACAATAGAAAAAAATGCAAATGAACCCCAGATACTTATTTTTCATGCACATGGACAGGAATGGTTTGCCGATACCAAGGAAAATGGTAAAACAATTGTAGATGTGGGGGAGCATCTTGCGGAGATATTGAGGAAACAGTATGGTTTTAACGTATTGCATATAACGGAATCCTATGACCTTGTTGATGGTGTATTTGACCGGGCAAAGGCATATGATTATGCCAATGAGCGACTGGATGAGATATTAAAGGAAAATCCCGGAATAAAAGTGGTTATCGACCTTCACAGGGACGGAATTGATGAGAACCGTCATCTGGTAACTGAAATCAACGGAAAGCCCACGGCAAATGTAATGCTTTTTAATGGGATAAGTTATTCCAATGAGGAGGGAGAACAGAAAGAGTTTGCCAATCCTTATCTGGAAGAAAATCTTGCAATGACTTATAAAATGTTTTTACTTGGAAAAATATATTATCCTGAATTTTTCAGATGTATATACATATCTGACTACAGGTTCTGCCTGTATCATGTGCCACGTTCAATGTTAATAGAAGCAGGGGCACAGACAAACACTTATGAGGAAGTGTATAATGCCATGGAGCCCCTTGCACATCTTATTAATATTGAACTTACCTGTAAATAG
- a CDS encoding sensor histidine kinase yields MKDKLRKILSLKVSIFLIFLCIFFITYYSLDRIIIYGFLRKSMDETVTQVKWQSNILASDILAMDFFKNPDSDAADVEIQQMAYAYSARILIINSDYIIVKDNYIFDEGKTIITEDVINAFKGKSHSHINYKSSSAVITTPIIDDTGKISGVIKVSLSGYATIQTINYMKRISIAVMIALLLVFSGILVFVIYKLTSPAKDMKEAILSLSDGDKNARIKKQTIKEYKDIGDAVNVLLDRLESIDGSRDEFVSNVSHELKTPMTSMKVLADSLLATENAPIEMYKEFMQDIAEEIDRENEIIGDLLNLVRTDGERAVLNIETVDVNELMEVVLKRLKPIALKNNIEIIFESMRPVTASIDRVKFIIVLTNIIENAIKYNHPEGWVKITLNADHKFFYVDVSDSGIGIPEECKDHVFERFYRVDKARSRETGGTGLGLAITKNIVLLHKGTIKFYSKENEGTTFNIRIPLNYGGKAQ; encoded by the coding sequence ATGAAAGATAAACTAAGAAAAATATTAAGCCTTAAGGTTTCTATATTCCTGATATTTCTTTGTATTTTTTTTATAACTTATTATTCCCTTGACAGAATTATCATATATGGTTTTTTAAGAAAATCAATGGATGAGACTGTAACACAGGTAAAATGGCAGAGCAATATTCTTGCATCGGACATTCTTGCAATGGATTTTTTTAAAAATCCGGACAGTGATGCTGCGGATGTTGAGATACAACAGATGGCATATGCTTATTCAGCAAGAATACTTATTATTAATTCAGATTATATAATCGTAAAGGACAATTATATATTTGACGAAGGTAAGACAATTATCACTGAGGATGTGATAAATGCCTTTAAGGGAAAGTCGCATTCCCATATAAATTATAAATCGTCATCTGCCGTGATCACAACACCGATAATTGATGATACCGGTAAGATTTCCGGTGTAATTAAGGTTTCGTTATCCGGTTACGCCACAATTCAGACAATAAATTACATGAAAAGAATATCTATTGCCGTTATGATTGCACTTTTGCTTGTTTTTAGCGGAATACTTGTATTCGTTATATATAAGCTTACAAGTCCGGCAAAGGATATGAAAGAGGCAATTTTATCACTTTCCGACGGTGATAAAAATGCCAGAATAAAAAAACAGACCATAAAGGAATATAAGGATATCGGAGATGCGGTTAATGTGCTGCTTGACAGACTTGAAAGCATTGACGGTTCAAGGGATGAATTTGTATCAAATGTGTCCCATGAGCTTAAAACACCTATGACATCAATGAAAGTGCTTGCTGATTCTTTGCTGGCAACAGAAAATGCACCTATAGAAATGTATAAAGAATTTATGCAGGATATAGCTGAGGAGATTGACAGGGAAAATGAAATTATCGGTGATCTCCTTAATCTTGTAAGAACTGACGGAGAGAGAGCAGTGCTTAATATTGAGACAGTTGATGTTAATGAACTTATGGAAGTTGTTCTCAAACGGTTAAAACCTATAGCACTTAAAAACAATATTGAGATAATATTTGAAAGTATGAGACCTGTTACCGCAAGCATAGACAGAGTTAAATTTATCATTGTTCTTACCAATATTATAGAAAATGCCATAAAATATAATCACCCGGAGGGATGGGTTAAGATTACACTTAATGCAGATCATAAGTTTTTCTATGTAGATGTTTCAGATTCGGGAATAGGAATTCCTGAGGAATGTAAAGACCATGTATTTGAGCGTTTTTACAGGGTCGATAAAGCGAGGTCAAGGGAAACAGGAGGAACGGGACTTGGTCTTGCAATTACTAAAAATATTGTTCTTTTGCACAAGGGAACAATTAAGTTTTACAGTAAAGAAAACGAAGGTACTACATTTAACATAAGAATACCGTTAAATTATGGAGGTAAGGCACAATGA
- a CDS encoding prephenate dehydrogenase — MNIKVGFIGFGLIGGSIARALKKSDSSIYMMVYSRSINPLMQAKEDGVIDEILSSLNDRLNECDFIFLCAPVEYNESYLKDIAGLINENCIISDVGSVKSYIYDSVHKLNLDKNFIGGHPMAGSEKTGYSASTDILLQNAYYAITRTDYNTDKDVAKLTELVRMTGAIPIITDPVTHDYAVAGISHVPHLIASSLVNLVKDNDTDANLMKTLAAGGFKDITRIASSSAEMWSQICMTNDKQIVTLLDRYIESLNNVRNMIIQKNRNGIYNMFIDSKEYRDSIGINKGPISKDYSLYCDIEDKEGAISSITLLLSDNHINIRNIEIIHNREFVNGVLLIAFYDQPSMDLAFNLLSSNNYTIYR; from the coding sequence ATGAATATAAAGGTGGGTTTTATTGGTTTCGGATTAATTGGCGGTTCCATAGCCAGAGCATTAAAAAAATCTGATTCTTCAATATATATGATGGTCTACAGCAGAAGTATAAATCCTCTTATGCAGGCTAAGGAGGACGGTGTAATAGATGAAATACTTTCTTCGTTAAATGACAGATTAAATGAATGCGATTTTATTTTTTTATGTGCACCGGTAGAATATAATGAATCATATTTAAAAGATATTGCCGGACTTATTAACGAAAACTGTATAATCAGTGATGTGGGAAGTGTCAAAAGTTATATTTACGATTCGGTACATAAACTTAACCTTGATAAAAATTTTATCGGCGGACATCCTATGGCCGGTTCCGAAAAAACAGGATATTCTGCTTCAACGGATATCCTTCTCCAAAACGCTTACTATGCAATTACAAGAACAGATTACAATACAGACAAGGATGTGGCAAAACTTACCGAACTTGTCCGCATGACAGGTGCCATACCTATTATTACAGACCCTGTCACCCACGACTATGCCGTTGCCGGAATCAGCCATGTTCCCCATCTCATCGCATCTTCCCTCGTGAATCTTGTAAAAGATAACGATACAGATGCAAACCTGATGAAGACACTGGCTGCAGGCGGTTTTAAAGATATTACAAGAATTGCCTCATCTTCTGCTGAAATGTGGTCACAAATATGTATGACAAATGATAAACAGATAGTCACATTACTGGACAGATATATCGAAAGTCTTAATAATGTCCGAAATATGATTATACAAAAAAACCGTAACGGTATATACAACATGTTTATTGATTCCAAAGAATACAGGGATTCTATCGGCATTAACAAAGGTCCTATTTCAAAAGATTATTCTTTATATTGTGATATTGAGGATAAGGAAGGTGCAATAAGCAGCATCACACTCCTGCTTTCGGATAATCATATAAATATCCGTAATATTGAAATTATCCATAACAGGGAATTTGTAAATGGTGTACTGCTTATCGCTTTTTATGACCAGCCAAGTATGGATCTGGCTTTTAATTTACTATCGTCCAATAACTATACTATTTACAGGTAA
- the holA gene encoding DNA polymerase III subunit delta has product MKHILDNIKKNEFEHAYLIYGEEDYLKNFYKNKLKEAICGDDTMNFSYYGGKDIDIKDFIDTSQTMPFFSERRLILVEGSGLFKKSSTEVAEAVDIAPESTYFVFVEDEVDKRNKLFKIISEKGYVCEMKEQKEAELMTWGVRIFAAADKRITKSNMAYFLSKTGSDMNNIKNEADKLIDYAKDSEEITKEDIDAVCIVQIQDKVFDMVEALAMRDRDKVLRLYSDLLELKEPPMKILAIMGKQFATLYGVKCMMDNNSPQGEIADKLGIRPFFISKYISQAKGFTSKELECGMKEIAEYDYMVKSGHMEDTYAVELIIMKYGRTL; this is encoded by the coding sequence ATGAAACATATACTTGACAATATAAAAAAGAATGAGTTTGAGCACGCATATCTTATTTACGGAGAAGAGGATTATCTAAAGAACTTTTATAAGAATAAATTAAAAGAAGCAATCTGCGGAGATGATACGATGAACTTTTCATATTATGGCGGAAAAGACATTGATATAAAAGATTTTATAGATACAAGCCAGACCATGCCGTTTTTCTCAGAAAGAAGACTGATTCTTGTGGAAGGAAGCGGCCTTTTCAAGAAAAGTTCAACGGAAGTTGCGGAAGCTGTGGATATTGCGCCTGAAAGCACATATTTTGTATTTGTAGAGGATGAGGTTGATAAAAGAAATAAACTTTTTAAAATCATATCCGAAAAAGGTTATGTCTGTGAAATGAAAGAGCAGAAGGAAGCAGAGCTGATGACATGGGGTGTCAGAATTTTTGCGGCGGCTGATAAAAGAATTACCAAAAGCAATATGGCATATTTTCTTTCAAAAACCGGCAGTGATATGAATAATATTAAAAACGAGGCAGACAAGCTTATCGATTATGCAAAGGACAGTGAAGAAATTACCAAAGAAGACATAGATGCTGTATGTATTGTACAGATTCAGGACAAGGTATTTGATATGGTAGAGGCACTGGCAATGAGAGACAGAGATAAAGTTTTAAGACTTTATTCAGATCTGCTTGAATTAAAGGAACCTCCTATGAAGATACTTGCAATTATGGGAAAACAATTTGCAACATTATATGGGGTAAAGTGTATGATGGATAACAACAGCCCACAAGGCGAGATAGCCGATAAGTTAGGCATACGACCATTTTTTATAAGCAAATATATATCACAAGCAAAAGGGTTTACAAGCAAAGAACTTGAATGTGGGATGAAAGAAATTGCGGAATATGATTATATGGTTAAATCGGGTCACATGGAAGACACATATGCGGTAGAACTTATTATAATGAAATACGGTAGGACATTATGA
- the gpr gene encoding GPR endopeptidase, whose protein sequence is MKIRTDLAMEAESFTTATGKLQGIKVTEKKEDDITITRMDILNHTGEEIIGKTMGTYITIDAPMLSDFDDDYHEKISVIIAKEVKELVIGAYHWHSKAPEILVAGLGNGAATPDALGPMAVSNLCITRHSVNENNQEVFAVVSAISPGVLAETGIESSDIINAVIKKTEPDILIVIDALAARNLKRLNKTIQISNTGIDPGSGVGNHRKAINKKTMGIPVIAIGVPTVVDAATMIYDALDNEMSDEIYKKYCRMYVTSKDVDAIVNRVSYTISEALNKCMGNII, encoded by the coding sequence ATGAAAATCAGAACAGACCTTGCAATGGAAGCAGAATCATTTACTACGGCAACAGGAAAACTTCAGGGGATAAAAGTAACGGAAAAAAAGGAAGATGATATTACAATAACGAGAATGGACATATTAAATCATACAGGTGAAGAGATTATTGGGAAAACAATGGGAACATATATAACAATTGACGCACCCATGCTATCGGATTTTGATGATGATTATCATGAAAAAATATCGGTTATCATAGCAAAAGAAGTAAAGGAATTGGTTATAGGTGCATATCATTGGCACAGCAAGGCTCCCGAAATATTGGTTGCTGGACTTGGCAACGGAGCGGCAACACCGGATGCACTGGGGCCCATGGCTGTATCCAATCTATGTATTACAAGACATAGTGTAAACGAAAATAATCAGGAAGTATTTGCGGTTGTAAGTGCCATAAGTCCCGGTGTCCTTGCAGAAACGGGAATTGAAAGCTCGGACATAATCAATGCGGTGATTAAAAAAACAGAACCGGATATTCTTATAGTGATTGATGCACTGGCTGCAAGAAATCTTAAGAGACTTAATAAAACGATACAGATATCTAATACGGGGATTGACCCGGGTTCAGGAGTGGGAAATCACAGAAAGGCAATCAATAAAAAAACAATGGGAATACCTGTTATCGCAATAGGTGTACCTACAGTGGTTGATGCGGCAACAATGATATATGACGCTCTTGACAACGAAATGTCTGACGAAATATATAAGAAGTATTGCAGGATGTATGTTACATCAAAGGATGTAGATGCCATTGTAAACAGAGTAAGTTATACTATTTCGGAAGCATTAAATAAGTGTATGGGTAATATAATTTAA
- a CDS encoding cellulase family glycosylhydrolase codes for MTEDKRKKIITGCIIAGMVVLIIVLTTVILKVKKTKVGTADKTDPAEYSSSDITSKETESVTVPQEQPTEYSSSDITSKETESITVPQEQPTTPAGNDKITNTVNYSVILKKNNSWSDGTNEFFQYECIVTNNTGYDITSWKFEGNIGNVASIESSWNGNFAYKDGMLVITPLDWNGNIKAGQTVSTCGVIIKGSNLKESVEYGSSCNNNYNNNTSASTETQYELPELENGTPLANHGKLSVNGVNLVDSKGQKFQLKGVSTHGIQWFPQYVNKDTFKDLRDNWGANVIRLAMYSAEGGYCNGNTAEFDKIIDRGVQACSELGMYVIIDWHILSDSNPNTNKEQAKQFFAKMSKQYADCNNVIYEICNEPNGGVSWSEIKKYADEVIPVIRQYSKDAIIICGTPTWSQDVDLVASDPLQDGHNVMYAVHFYAATHKDDLRNKVINAIKAGTPVFVSEFSICDASGNGGIDYDSAGKWKELINNYNLSFAGWSLCNKGETSALIKSGVSRLSGFTTSDLSETGIWLRNFISGK; via the coding sequence ATGACAGAGGATAAAAGAAAGAAAATTATAACCGGCTGTATAATAGCGGGAATGGTAGTACTTATTATTGTTTTGACAACAGTAATTCTTAAAGTTAAAAAAACAAAAGTTGGAACTGCAGACAAGACAGATCCGGCGGAATACAGCTCATCTGATATAACAAGTAAAGAAACAGAAAGCGTAACCGTGCCACAGGAACAGCCGACGGAATACAGCTCGTCTGATATAACAAGTAAAGAAACAGAAAGCATAACTGTGCCACAGGAACAGCCGACGACACCGGCCGGTAATGATAAAATTACGAATACGGTAAATTATAGCGTAATACTTAAAAAAAATAATTCGTGGAGTGACGGAACAAATGAGTTTTTTCAATACGAATGCATTGTTACCAACAATACGGGATATGATATTACAAGCTGGAAGTTTGAAGGTAACATTGGCAATGTAGCCAGTATTGAAAGCTCATGGAACGGAAACTTTGCTTATAAAGACGGTATGCTTGTAATTACACCTCTTGACTGGAACGGCAATATTAAGGCAGGACAAACTGTGAGTACCTGCGGTGTAATTATAAAAGGAAGCAATCTCAAAGAATCTGTTGAATATGGCAGTAGTTGTAATAATAATTATAATAATAATACATCCGCATCGACAGAAACCCAATATGAACTTCCGGAACTTGAAAATGGGACACCGCTTGCTAACCACGGTAAGTTGTCTGTAAACGGTGTCAATCTTGTTGACAGTAAAGGTCAGAAGTTCCAGCTAAAAGGCGTAAGCACCCATGGAATTCAATGGTTCCCTCAATATGTAAATAAAGACACATTTAAGGATTTGAGAGATAACTGGGGTGCCAATGTGATAAGACTTGCAATGTACAGTGCCGAAGGCGGTTATTGTAATGGTAATACGGCGGAATTTGATAAAATAATTGACAGAGGAGTACAGGCGTGTTCTGAACTTGGAATGTATGTAATTATTGACTGGCATATATTATCGGACTCTAATCCTAATACAAATAAAGAACAGGCGAAACAGTTTTTTGCCAAGATGTCAAAACAATATGCCGATTGCAATAATGTTATTTATGAGATATGCAATGAACCAAACGGCGGTGTAAGCTGGAGTGAAATCAAGAAATATGCCGACGAGGTTATTCCTGTTATAAGACAATATTCAAAGGATGCCATAATTATCTGCGGAACACCGACATGGTCGCAGGATGTAGACCTGGTTGCGTCTGATCCTTTGCAGGACGGACATAATGTTATGTATGCCGTACATTTCTATGCAGCCACACATAAAGATGATTTGCGTAATAAAGTTATAAATGCAATTAAAGCAGGAACACCTGTATTTGTATCGGAATTCAGTATATGTGACGCTTCAGGTAACGGCGGTATCGATTATGACTCTGCCGGTAAGTGGAAAGAACTTATCAATAATTACAATCTTTCTTTTGCAGGCTGGAGCCTTTGCAATAAGGGAGAGACTTCCGCACTTATAAAGAGCGGAGTAAGCAGGCTATCGGGATTTACAACTTCTGATTTAAGTGAAACAGGAATATGGCTTAGAAATTTTATTTCAGGAAAGTAA
- a CDS encoding DNA internalization-related competence protein ComEC/Rec2: protein MHKAYLVYPALILIGFLIINNSNRIYNFTESNIEITGTVYKVKESSYGYMLYVRKNIFDRERFIIYSDKEYDEGTVIQVKGNATGFAMPSNPGAFNTKVYYNSLKIKGKIKPDSIKIIKADYDKILSYTGKLSDMLENNYKKICSDKYSSVFSAMILGKKDELDDGLETLFSDNGIGHILAISGLHISLIGMALYKLIKRTGAGDILSMAVSVTIIGLYGIMTGNNVSTVRAVVMFFAMVYSNVAEKTYDIASASALAAIVSLLDAPLLLFNCSFLLSYLAIIGIAYIFPAIKNIFEYDSKLLDGFIASLSIQLAALPVNLFYFFKIQLLSVFVNVAVIPMMTVVMISAIVSGIICFISPGIGKLTIGAAVYSLKFFEILCGICSKIPSSVWTPGRPSGANIVIYYLVILIFLMQPFKKKRIWNIGIIIPSIAAVSIRLHFYFEMTFIDVGQGDGIYMETPEGTTVLIDGGSSDNKKLYEYTLEPFLLSKGRKKLDAVIVTHCDNDHISGIRKIFTEDNIKVKTLYMPSTTMTDEVYTELIELAAESGTDIKYIYEGYSMTEKDFYMYCLHPEYEYDTSERNDYSTTLYIRYDNFSALLTGDISGEVESNILQKYKDFPQVTILKAAHHGSRFSNTEDFIEEFAPQNIVISCGKDNSYGHPHRETIERFENKGIPWLTTMENGAITVIVNKNNTEINTYLDK from the coding sequence ATGCACAAAGCATACCTTGTTTATCCTGCTCTTATTCTAATAGGTTTTCTAATTATTAATAATTCCAATAGAATTTATAATTTTACAGAGAGTAATATTGAAATTACCGGAACTGTATATAAAGTAAAAGAATCGTCATACGGATATATGCTTTATGTCAGAAAAAATATTTTTGACAGGGAAAGATTTATTATATATTCGGATAAAGAATATGATGAAGGCACAGTTATACAGGTGAAGGGAAATGCCACAGGTTTTGCCATGCCTTCCAATCCCGGAGCGTTTAATACAAAGGTGTATTATAATTCCCTGAAAATCAAAGGTAAAATTAAGCCTGATAGCATTAAAATCATCAAAGCTGATTATGATAAAATCCTATCATATACCGGTAAATTATCGGATATGCTTGAAAATAATTATAAAAAAATATGCTCCGATAAATACAGTTCTGTATTTTCAGCTATGATTTTAGGGAAAAAAGATGAACTTGATGACGGACTTGAGACACTTTTTTCCGATAATGGAATAGGACATATCCTTGCAATTTCCGGACTGCATATTTCGCTGATTGGAATGGCTTTATATAAATTGATAAAGCGTACAGGCGCAGGAGATATTTTATCCATGGCAGTCAGTGTAACTATTATCGGATTGTACGGAATAATGACCGGCAATAATGTTTCCACAGTCAGGGCGGTTGTAATGTTTTTTGCAATGGTATATTCAAATGTTGCAGAGAAAACCTACGATATTGCTTCGGCATCTGCACTTGCGGCTATAGTTTCATTACTTGATGCTCCATTACTTCTTTTTAATTGCAGTTTTCTTCTTTCATATCTTGCAATTATAGGAATTGCTTATATTTTTCCCGCTATTAAAAATATATTTGAATATGACAGTAAACTTCTGGATGGCTTTATTGCAAGCCTCTCAATACAGTTGGCTGCTCTTCCGGTTAATCTTTTTTATTTTTTCAAGATACAGCTGCTGTCTGTTTTTGTTAATGTTGCTGTTATACCTATGATGACAGTAGTAATGATTTCCGCAATAGTGTCGGGAATAATCTGTTTTATCAGTCCCGGAATCGGAAAACTGACAATCGGAGCAGCGGTTTACAGTTTAAAGTTTTTTGAGATTTTATGTGGAATATGCAGTAAAATTCCTTCATCCGTATGGACGCCCGGAAGACCTTCCGGTGCCAATATTGTAATTTACTATTTGGTCATCCTGATTTTTCTTATGCAGCCATTTAAAAAGAAAAGAATATGGAACATTGGAATTATTATTCCATCCATCGCTGCAGTAAGTATAAGATTACATTTTTATTTTGAAATGACATTTATTGATGTTGGACAGGGAGACGGAATTTATATGGAAACACCGGAAGGAACCACGGTTTTAATAGATGGCGGAAGTTCGGACAATAAGAAATTATATGAATATACGCTTGAACCTTTTTTATTGTCAAAGGGCAGGAAAAAACTTGATGCGGTGATTGTTACACACTGTGATAATGACCATATATCAGGTATCAGAAAAATATTTACGGAAGATAATATTAAAGTTAAGACTTTGTATATGCCATCTACAACAATGACGGATGAGGTATATACGGAACTTATTGAACTGGCAGCGGAGTCAGGAACAGATATTAAATATATTTACGAAGGCTACAGTATGACAGAGAAAGACTTTTATATGTATTGCCTACATCCTGAATATGAGTATGACACTTCGGAACGAAATGATTATTCCACAACACTTTACATACGGTATGACAATTTTTCAGCGCTGCTTACAGGAGATATTTCCGGAGAGGTTGAAAGTAATATTCTTCAGAAATATAAGGATTTTCCGCAGGTTACAATATTAAAAGCAGCACATCATGGAAGCCGTTTTTCCAATACGGAAGATTTTATTGAAGAGTTTGCCCCACAAAACATTGTTATTTCATGCGGAAAGGACAATTCTTACGGTCACCCTCACAGAGAAACAATTGAGCGTTTTGAAAATAAAGGTATTCCGTGGCTTACAACTATGGAAAATGGAGCAATAACAGTGATTGTAAATAAAAACAATACGGAGATAAATACATATCTTGATAAGTAG
- the rpsT gene encoding 30S ribosomal protein S20 produces MEVLKLANIKSAKKRILVNETKAERNKSIRSAIKTYTKKVEAAVEANDKEAAASALKVASTEIDKACSKGVFHKNNAARKISRLTNLVNAMN; encoded by the coding sequence ATGGAGGTACTTAAATTGGCTAACATTAAATCTGCTAAGAAGAGAATCTTAGTTAATGAAACAAAAGCAGAAAGAAATAAATCAATCAGATCTGCTATTAAGACATACACAAAGAAAGTTGAAGCTGCTGTTGAGGCTAATGATAAGGAAGCTGCTGCTTCTGCACTTAAGGTTGCTTCTACAGAAATCGATAAAGCTTGTTCAAAGGGTGTATTCCACAAGAATAATGCTGCAAGAAAGATTTCTCGTTTAACTAATCTTGTTAATGCAATGAATTAA